The following are from one region of the Bradyrhizobium septentrionale genome:
- a CDS encoding ankyrin repeat domain-containing protein, with amino-acid sequence MDRSRARLNLEHLKKQAKELIRLYRRQAPEAYARFRHALPAAAGRSDADIAALDLRLHDAQSCVARDLGFASWPDLRRYIEAQLPPGKSKDDRVRRWLQLVYAADVDGTTDRANPRVAVRMLAEDPALATDDPYLACAIGDEETIRRTATSDPTWVNRPGGPLKLPPLVAVTHSSLLQIPEFQPRLHRCARLLLQAGADPDQHIGSRWPPGSLDAPDDGNPLSALYGAAGRNHDLELTRLLLEAGANPNDNESLYHSLEGFVTTGVLLAHGPRIAGTNAMYKVLDDENVAALELLLQHGGDPNEPARNAPLTDCGSPLMWAIRRRRSRNCIATLLDAGADPHVTTPGGLSAYRYALQFGLTEVAGLLRERNGAETLADDERFVAACSSGDEREARRIQASRPDLPGTLSPQQLRLLPELAAAGGDDAVRLMVELGWPITVRGGDWDASALNHAVFRGNAALTRFLLERGAEWTEQHGFGDNASGSLSWASCNEPVSGGDWVGCAHALLDHGMPRAVPDRDDPEWVLLAGRKKLFSDEVRDILLGETP; translated from the coding sequence ATGGACCGATCGCGCGCGCGATTGAATCTCGAACATCTGAAGAAACAGGCCAAGGAGCTGATCCGCCTTTACCGGCGGCAGGCGCCGGAAGCTTACGCCCGCTTTCGGCATGCGCTTCCGGCCGCGGCCGGGCGCAGCGACGCCGACATCGCCGCACTCGATCTGCGGCTGCACGACGCGCAGTCCTGCGTGGCGCGCGATCTTGGTTTTGCGTCATGGCCGGATTTGCGGCGCTATATCGAGGCGCAATTGCCGCCCGGCAAAAGCAAGGACGATCGCGTGCGGCGATGGCTGCAGCTGGTCTATGCCGCCGACGTCGACGGCACCACCGATCGCGCCAATCCGCGCGTTGCGGTACGGATGCTCGCAGAGGATCCCGCTCTTGCCACCGATGATCCCTATCTCGCCTGCGCCATTGGCGATGAAGAAACGATACGGCGCACAGCAACCAGTGATCCCACATGGGTCAACCGTCCCGGCGGGCCCCTCAAGCTGCCACCGCTGGTCGCGGTCACGCATTCGAGCTTGCTGCAGATTCCGGAGTTTCAGCCGCGGCTGCATCGCTGCGCGCGCCTGCTGCTGCAGGCCGGCGCCGATCCCGACCAGCATATCGGCAGCCGCTGGCCGCCGGGATCGCTCGATGCGCCCGACGACGGCAATCCGCTGTCGGCACTGTATGGTGCCGCGGGGCGCAATCACGATCTCGAGCTGACCAGGCTTTTGCTCGAAGCGGGCGCCAATCCGAACGACAACGAATCGCTGTACCACTCGCTGGAAGGCTTCGTGACGACAGGCGTGTTGCTCGCGCATGGCCCGCGGATCGCCGGCACCAACGCGATGTACAAGGTGCTCGACGACGAGAACGTGGCGGCGCTCGAATTGCTGTTGCAGCATGGTGGAGATCCAAACGAACCCGCCCGCAATGCGCCCCTGACGGATTGCGGCTCGCCGCTGATGTGGGCGATCCGGCGGCGGCGGTCGCGGAACTGTATCGCGACCTTGCTCGACGCCGGCGCCGACCCGCACGTCACGACACCGGGCGGTCTCAGCGCCTACCGCTACGCATTGCAATTCGGACTGACCGAGGTCGCCGGGCTGCTGCGGGAGCGCAACGGTGCCGAGACGCTTGCCGATGACGAACGCTTCGTCGCAGCGTGCAGCAGTGGCGATGAGCGCGAGGCGCGGCGGATCCAGGCCAGCCGGCCCGACCTTCCCGGCACGCTTTCACCACAGCAATTGCGCCTGCTTCCGGAGCTCGCCGCGGCAGGTGGCGACGACGCGGTGCGGCTGATGGTCGAGTTGGGCTGGCCGATCACCGTGCGTGGCGGCGATTGGGATGCGTCGGCGCTCAATCACGCCGTGTTCCGCGGCAACGCCGCGCTGACGCGCTTCCTGCTCGAGCGCGGCGCGGAGTGGACCGAGCAGCACGGCTTTGGCGACAACGCCTCCGGCAGCCTTTCGTGGGCCTCCTGCAATGAGCCAGTCAGCGGCGGCGATTGGGTGGGCTGCGCGCACGCCCTGCTCGATCACGGCATGCCGCGCGCGGTTCCGGATCGCGACGATCCGGAATGGGTGCTGCTGGCCGGGCGGAAGAAGCTGTTCTCCGACGAGGTCAGGGACATTCTGCTGGGCGAAACACCCTAG
- a CDS encoding DUF1214 domain-containing protein, which produces MRLLLTTLLALVIATAVGLGLTYATATRGTDLGTLKIGAWTARPKNGTSDVDPYSRATIARSGELPIGTGDGIAFSATSDDKNKPLDGRCDIVVSGVTPAARFWTLTLFDRKGHLVANSLQRYGFTSQEIMRASDGTFEIHIASRSRAGNWLPTGGIERYALMLRLYDTPVGVATRTQRDAPMPSIATTGCP; this is translated from the coding sequence GTGCGGCTCCTCCTCACCACCCTGCTGGCCCTCGTCATCGCCACCGCCGTCGGCCTCGGCCTGACCTACGCGACGGCAACGCGCGGCACCGATCTCGGCACCTTAAAGATCGGCGCCTGGACCGCGCGACCGAAGAACGGCACCTCCGACGTCGACCCGTATTCGCGCGCCACCATCGCGCGCAGCGGCGAATTGCCGATCGGTACCGGCGACGGCATCGCGTTCTCGGCGACATCAGACGACAAGAACAAGCCGCTCGACGGCCGCTGCGACATCGTGGTCAGCGGCGTGACCCCGGCGGCGCGGTTCTGGACGCTGACCTTGTTCGACCGCAAGGGACACCTCGTCGCAAATTCGCTGCAGCGCTACGGCTTCACCAGCCAGGAGATCATGCGCGCCTCCGACGGCACGTTCGAAATCCACATCGCCTCGCGCTCGCGCGCCGGCAACTGGCTGCCGACCGGCGGCATCGAGCGCTACGCGCTGATGCTGCGCCTCTACGACACGCCGGTCGGGGTCGCGACCCGCACCCAGCGCGACGCGCCGATGCCCTCGATCGCAACGACGGGCTGCCCATGA
- a CDS encoding DUF2336 domain-containing protein has product MTLSRREGVDIRPTLLRVLTDLYVQASAHSTDEERQFVELTSRLIDEVDDATRAAVRARLAIYPATPAGIMDKLGLRRTGPDQPMPAAPSIPAPAPSALPAKIPTEAELRMAASLAMRPNDAAEISDMFFAANAKERAQILHNLQETPLKAAARIPAARAARAIHILEMAAFAEDIDNFTLELGEALILPSRIAADVVNDSGGEPLACAMRALDVSSAAFQRILMFLNPEAGSSVNYVYRLSRLYDHLSERSALVMLAAWRGSTMAVARAKYRSSLYDDERHRARAAASQTRSAMQPAGAPAIRNHKSGS; this is encoded by the coding sequence ATGACGCTCTCCCGCCGCGAGGGCGTCGACATCCGCCCGACGCTGCTGCGCGTCCTGACCGACCTCTATGTGCAGGCCAGCGCACACTCGACGGACGAGGAGCGCCAGTTCGTCGAGCTGACCTCGCGCCTGATCGACGAGGTCGACGACGCGACACGCGCCGCCGTGCGCGCGCGGCTTGCGATCTATCCGGCTACGCCCGCTGGGATCATGGACAAGCTCGGGCTGCGGCGCACTGGTCCGGACCAGCCGATGCCGGCTGCCCCTTCAATTCCCGCGCCCGCACCGTCCGCGCTGCCCGCCAAGATTCCGACCGAGGCCGAGCTGCGGATGGCGGCGAGCCTCGCGATGCGGCCGAACGATGCCGCCGAGATCTCCGACATGTTCTTTGCCGCCAACGCGAAGGAACGCGCGCAAATCCTGCACAATCTGCAGGAGACGCCGCTGAAGGCGGCGGCGCGGATTCCGGCCGCCCGCGCCGCGCGGGCGATCCATATCCTGGAGATGGCGGCGTTTGCCGAAGACATCGATAACTTCACGCTCGAGCTCGGCGAGGCGCTGATCCTGCCGTCGCGGATCGCTGCCGACGTGGTGAATGATTCCGGCGGCGAGCCGCTCGCCTGCGCGATGCGGGCGCTCGATGTGTCGAGCGCCGCGTTCCAGCGCATCCTGATGTTCCTCAATCCGGAAGCCGGCTCGTCGGTCAACTATGTCTACCGCCTGTCGCGGCTGTACGATCATCTGAGCGAGCGCTCGGCGCTGGTGATGCTGGCGGCGTGGCGCGGCTCGACCATGGCGGTGGCGCGCGCCAAGTATCGCTCGTCGCTCTATGACGATGAGCGTCACCGCGCGCGTGCAGCAGCCTCGCAGACGCGATCCGCGATGCAGCCCGCCGGCGCGCCCGCCATCCGTAACCACAAGTCCGGAAGCTAA
- a CDS encoding peptidoglycan-binding domain-containing protein has protein sequence MPRQTLDDDETPRRRRGAKAVAIAAEEERGLVLRLLLHSPKDLVAGVLAVSAIVAILINALFLQAGRHPSPMFGGSVVTLPPPAPPVAAASPLPRPRPAEAAAAMEPPRPVEVKPLETKAVEARPVESKPVEARSAEPKPVEAKLVDPMASLVMKSTAAPPAAAPSSVIRPPAPIPTAHLSPAGKRIAAVQRTLTEYGYGQLKPTGTIGADTQTAIAKFERARKLPVTGQMSDRLVHELSVMIGHSIE, from the coding sequence GTGCCTAGACAGACTTTGGATGACGATGAAACGCCGCGCCGTCGCCGCGGCGCCAAGGCAGTGGCCATCGCGGCCGAGGAAGAACGTGGCCTCGTGCTGCGTCTGCTGCTGCACAGTCCGAAGGATCTCGTCGCGGGCGTGCTGGCCGTTTCCGCCATCGTTGCGATCCTGATCAATGCGCTGTTCCTGCAGGCCGGCCGCCATCCGTCGCCGATGTTCGGCGGTTCGGTGGTGACGCTGCCGCCGCCGGCACCGCCCGTAGCGGCCGCCAGTCCGTTGCCGCGCCCGCGCCCGGCGGAGGCCGCCGCTGCCATGGAGCCGCCCAGGCCGGTCGAGGTGAAGCCGCTGGAGACCAAAGCGGTTGAAGCAAGGCCCGTCGAATCCAAACCCGTTGAAGCAAGATCCGCCGAACCCAAGCCGGTTGAAGCGAAGCTGGTCGATCCGATGGCGAGCCTGGTGATGAAGTCGACCGCCGCGCCGCCAGCCGCCGCACCGTCGAGCGTCATTCGTCCGCCGGCACCGATCCCGACGGCGCATCTGAGCCCGGCCGGCAAGCGCATCGCGGCGGTCCAGCGTACGTTGACCGAATATGGCTACGGCCAGCTCAAGCCGACCGGCACGATCGGAGCGGACACGCAGACTGCAATCGCGAAGTTCGAGCGCGCCCGCAAGCTGCCGGTGACCGGGCAGATGTCCGATCGCCTGGTGCACGAACTCAGCGTGATGATCGGACACTCGATCGAGTAG
- a CDS encoding PAS domain-containing sensor histidine kinase — MSSLSLIRDCLDALLHPSAQYDALTRARHRAFMAPRLLGSLAALASFPAFLAMRGAPTAIEVAAFAWLIAPILLSWFLSRTGRYEGAHVLSSLALAGLVMMIAASTGGIASFATVWLVVIPIEAALSASRRVVAFAFALAMICAALLSMLGHYHLLPFADPAVATNSTLIGFGVVSAIFYAAGLAFGAESLARTSVALLYVEEERYRLLAHNMSDVLSRHSRNGAVRFISPAAEIMLGVPASRLLGHGLFDRVHVADRPAYLTALSDAARGESRSVEFRVRRDAARGETAEFIWAEMRCRPLDQTAADAEVVAVIRDVTDRKVQEQALEQARNAAEQADASKTRFLATMSHELRTPLNAIIGFSEMIAQEDVLGLDAARRKEYAQLINDSGQHLLSVVNGILDMSKMESGNFEISPEPFAPRPALLNCCNLVALKARESGVDLVTRVPDDLPIVNGDPRAFKQIVLNLVSNAIKFTERGGKVTVSASVEGSRLLLRVSDTGVGIAADDLKRIGDPFFQAGKTYQRRHEGTGLGLSIVKGLVGLHNGEMNVESKVGEGTIVSVALPLAFTPPAAVEPSSNVSTLKPALRSGLEEQTHQVKKSA, encoded by the coding sequence GTGAGTAGTTTGAGTCTGATCCGCGATTGCCTGGATGCGCTGCTGCATCCGTCGGCGCAATATGATGCGCTGACGCGTGCGCGCCATCGTGCCTTCATGGCGCCGCGGCTGCTCGGCAGCCTGGCGGCGCTGGCTTCCTTTCCGGCCTTCCTGGCGATGCGCGGTGCGCCCACAGCCATCGAGGTCGCGGCATTTGCCTGGCTGATCGCGCCGATCCTGCTGTCATGGTTCCTGTCGCGCACCGGCCGCTATGAAGGCGCGCACGTGCTGTCGTCGCTGGCGCTCGCGGGTCTCGTAATGATGATCGCGGCGTCCACCGGTGGCATCGCGTCGTTCGCCACGGTTTGGCTCGTCGTGATTCCGATCGAGGCCGCATTGTCGGCCTCGCGGCGTGTGGTCGCCTTTGCGTTCGCGCTGGCGATGATCTGCGCGGCGTTGCTCAGCATGCTCGGCCATTATCACCTGCTGCCGTTCGCCGATCCCGCGGTCGCGACCAACAGCACGCTGATCGGGTTCGGCGTCGTGTCGGCGATCTTCTATGCGGCCGGGCTGGCCTTCGGCGCGGAATCGCTGGCGCGCACCAGCGTGGCGCTGCTCTATGTCGAGGAAGAACGCTACCGCCTGCTCGCGCACAACATGAGCGACGTGCTGTCGCGGCACAGCCGCAATGGCGCGGTGCGCTTCATTTCGCCTGCGGCCGAGATCATGCTCGGCGTGCCGGCATCGCGGCTGTTGGGCCACGGCCTGTTCGACCGCGTTCATGTCGCCGATCGCCCGGCCTATCTCACCGCGCTGTCGGACGCGGCTCGCGGCGAGTCGCGCAGCGTCGAGTTCCGGGTGCGCCGCGACGCCGCGCGCGGCGAGACCGCCGAATTCATCTGGGCCGAGATGCGCTGCCGCCCGCTCGATCAGACCGCCGCCGATGCCGAGGTCGTTGCGGTGATCCGCGATGTCACCGATCGCAAGGTGCAGGAGCAGGCGCTGGAACAAGCGCGCAACGCGGCCGAGCAGGCCGACGCCTCGAAGACGCGCTTCCTCGCCACCATGAGCCACGAACTGCGGACGCCGCTCAATGCCATCATCGGCTTCTCCGAGATGATCGCGCAGGAAGACGTGCTCGGGCTCGATGCGGCGCGCCGCAAGGAATACGCGCAGCTCATCAACGACTCCGGCCAGCACCTGTTGTCCGTCGTCAACGGCATCCTCGACATGTCGAAGATGGAGTCCGGCAATTTCGAGATCTCGCCGGAGCCGTTTGCGCCGCGGCCGGCGCTGCTCAATTGCTGCAACCTGGTGGCGCTGAAGGCACGCGAGAGCGGTGTCGACCTCGTCACCCGCGTGCCCGACGATCTGCCGATCGTGAATGGCGATCCGCGCGCGTTCAAGCAGATCGTCCTCAATCTGGTTTCCAATGCCATCAAGTTCACCGAGCGCGGCGGCAAGGTGACCGTATCGGCCAGCGTCGAGGGATCGCGCCTGCTGCTGCGTGTCTCGGACACCGGCGTTGGCATCGCAGCTGACGACCTCAAGCGGATCGGTGATCCGTTCTTCCAGGCCGGCAAGACCTATCAGCGCCGCCACGAAGGCACTGGCCTTGGCCTGTCCATCGTCAAGGGACTGGTCGGCCTGCATAACGGCGAAATGAACGTGGAGAGCAAGGTCGGCGAGGGCACCATTGTGTCGGTTGCGCTGCCGCTGGCTTTCACCCCGCCGGCCGCGGTCGAGCCGTCCAGCAATGTCTCGACCCTCAAGCCCGCGCTGCGGTCCGGATTAGAAGAGCAAACCCATCAGGTGAAGAAGAGTGCCTAG
- a CDS encoding DUF1491 family protein, translating into MRLKTSIWVAAYLRRCQTEGVFGAIRKKGAEEAGAVFVKVALMDGNAMLYAPAPQTVYDDSRPAERLFVPAAPQPVSEPSVEERLTKELRFDPDAWIVETEDRAGRHFLDLAKS; encoded by the coding sequence ATGCGATTGAAAACAAGTATTTGGGTCGCGGCCTATCTGCGCCGCTGCCAGACCGAGGGCGTGTTCGGCGCGATCCGCAAGAAGGGCGCGGAGGAGGCCGGTGCCGTCTTCGTTAAGGTGGCGCTGATGGACGGCAACGCGATGTTGTACGCGCCGGCGCCGCAGACCGTCTATGACGACAGCCGTCCCGCCGAGCGGCTGTTCGTGCCGGCGGCACCGCAGCCGGTGTCCGAGCCTTCGGTCGAGGAGCGCTTGACCAAGGAGCTCCGCTTCGATCCCGATGCCTGGATCGTCGAGACCGAGGACCGCGCCGGGCGGCACTTTCTCGATCTGGCGAAAAGCTAG
- a CDS encoding MBL fold metallo-hydrolase: MRIHHLNTGTMCPIGKRLVNGSGSIFQRARMVCHCLLVESNDGLVLVDTGIGLGDIADPLRLGRRWVRQTTPRLDPAETAVQQVKALGFSPDDVRHLLLTHLDRDHAGGVPDFPKAKVHVHRNEYDMAVTHQVAPPQGRYITAQWQHGPDWAFYGADGEDWFGFKGVRALGDREPDILMIPLPGHTLGHCGIAVRDKDRWLLHAGDAYFHHAQLDARPRIPLVLGMFQRRADMDRTRRIQNQERLRQLKAAHGGTVTIVNSHDPVDYETCRCGRHALAAS, from the coding sequence ATGCGCATCCACCATCTCAACACCGGCACCATGTGCCCGATCGGCAAGCGTCTCGTGAACGGCAGCGGCAGCATCTTCCAGCGGGCGCGGATGGTCTGTCACTGCCTGTTGGTCGAGAGCAATGACGGCCTCGTGCTGGTCGACACCGGCATCGGGCTCGGCGACATCGCCGACCCGCTGCGGCTCGGACGCAGATGGGTGCGGCAGACCACGCCGCGGCTCGATCCGGCCGAGACCGCCGTGCAGCAGGTGAAGGCCCTCGGCTTCTCGCCTGATGATGTGCGTCATTTGCTGCTGACGCATCTCGATCGCGACCATGCCGGCGGCGTGCCGGACTTTCCGAAGGCCAAGGTGCATGTCCATCGCAACGAATACGACATGGCGGTGACGCATCAGGTCGCGCCGCCGCAAGGACGCTACATCACGGCGCAGTGGCAGCACGGGCCGGACTGGGCATTCTATGGCGCCGATGGCGAGGACTGGTTCGGTTTCAAGGGCGTGCGCGCGCTCGGTGATCGTGAGCCCGACATCCTGATGATCCCTCTGCCGGGGCACACGCTTGGCCATTGCGGGATCGCGGTGCGCGACAAGGACAGATGGCTGCTGCACGCCGGCGATGCCTATTTCCATCACGCCCAGCTCGACGCCAGGCCGCGGATCCCGCTGGTGCTCGGCATGTTCCAGCGCCGGGCGGACATGGATCGCACGAGGCGCATCCAGAACCAGGAGCGGCTGCGCCAGCTGAAGGCAGCGCATGGCGGGACCGTCACGATCGTCAACAGCCACGATCCCGTTGACTACGAGACCTGCCGTTGCGGCCGGCATGCGCTGGCAGCGAGCTAG
- a CDS encoding LysR family transcriptional regulator translates to MDIRELRYFAAVYRERNLTAAAKRCFISQPSISAAITNLEAELGTTLFIRHKKGMAPTESAAQFHGIARKIIDEADAARNLFRKPATRQALTLGLLRTLDQARTIALLKPLTGHADLALRLVGANEKADARIVAKTMVTAGEHFIPLWSERYVAALPPSHPLTLKETLRTTDFAGVPMIDRCHCEQQEFFKRTAPPRKPVAIAESEEWAMALVAAGVGVAIVPEGVARGNADIAVRALDIDVARQVGLAYPSAHPPSDALKAFIASLPRQPNSRRVRSTATKARRA, encoded by the coding sequence ATGGATATCCGCGAACTCCGTTACTTCGCCGCGGTCTACCGCGAGCGCAATCTGACAGCGGCCGCGAAGCGCTGCTTCATCTCGCAGCCGTCGATCTCGGCGGCGATCACCAATCTCGAGGCCGAACTCGGCACCACGCTGTTCATTCGGCACAAGAAGGGCATGGCCCCGACGGAGTCCGCCGCGCAGTTTCACGGCATCGCCCGCAAGATCATCGACGAGGCGGACGCGGCGCGAAACCTGTTTCGCAAGCCCGCGACGCGGCAGGCGCTGACGCTCGGCCTGTTGCGGACGCTCGATCAGGCCCGGACCATCGCGCTGCTGAAGCCGTTGACGGGTCATGCCGACCTCGCGCTCCGGCTGGTCGGCGCCAACGAGAAGGCCGACGCGCGGATCGTCGCAAAGACCATGGTCACCGCCGGCGAGCACTTCATCCCGCTCTGGAGCGAGCGCTATGTCGCTGCATTGCCGCCGTCGCATCCCCTGACCTTGAAGGAGACGCTCCGGACCACCGACTTCGCCGGCGTTCCGATGATCGATCGTTGCCATTGCGAGCAGCAGGAATTCTTCAAGCGCACCGCACCGCCGCGCAAACCGGTGGCGATCGCGGAATCCGAGGAATGGGCGATGGCGCTGGTCGCGGCCGGGGTCGGCGTTGCGATCGTCCCCGAAGGCGTCGCGCGCGGCAATGCTGATATCGCGGTGCGGGCGCTCGATATCGACGTGGCGCGCCAGGTCGGCCTCGCCTATCCATCCGCCCACCCGCCATCCGATGCGCTGAAGGCGTTCATTGCGAGCCTGCCGCGGCAACCGAACAGTCGCCGCGTCAGATCGACCGCGACGAAAGCGAGGCGGGCCTAG
- a CDS encoding transglycosylase domain-containing protein yields the protein MPSHWKQRVRNFFLDLDARIDSTLFSSGKGLRELYERYSTFMDRFYVGRWKRWVFIEPLSEAATIGLGGMILMLTLAIPAFRETADEDWLKKSDLAVTFLDRYGNPIGSRGIKHNDSIPLEDFPDNLIKATLATEDRRFYDHFGIDFPGLARALVTNAQAGGVRQGGSSITQQLAKNLFLNNERTIERKVKEAFLAIWLETRLTKNEILKLYLDRAYMGGGTFGVDGAAHFYFNKSVRDVNLAEAAMLAGLFKAPTKYAPHINLPAARARANVVLDNLVDAGFMTEGQVFGARRNPAVAVDRRDENSPNYYLDYAFDEMRKLVDTFPKSYTERVFVVRTAIDMNVQKAAEEAIENQLRQFGRDYHATQAATVVSDLDGGIRAMVGGRDYGASQFNRAVDAYRQPGSSFKPYVYTTALLNGFTPNSKIVDGPVCIGNWCPQNYGHSYSGSVTLTQAITRSINVVPVKLSIELGKNIGGPKAGRAKIIEVARRFGLKAPLPDTPSLPIGSDEVTVIEHAVAYATFPNRGKAVTPHSVLEVRTGAGDLVWRWDRDGPKPRQAIPPNIAADMAGMMSHVVSEGTARRAALDGIPTAGKTGTTNAYRDAWFVGYTGNFTCAVWYGNDDYSPTNRMTGGSLPAQTWHDIMVAAHQGVEVKELNGVGMGQKLPPQPAQANAQANAAPRILETKPGPPPVLTKRGADILVRVEKLLDDAAKTANKTTLNEPSKAGKPESSSALAFPENYIAAAGPDGATTTPAPRKN from the coding sequence ATGCCGTCGCATTGGAAACAGAGGGTCCGGAACTTCTTCCTGGACCTCGATGCGCGTATCGACTCGACGCTGTTCTCGTCGGGCAAGGGCCTGCGCGAGCTTTACGAGCGCTATTCCACCTTCATGGACCGCTTCTATGTCGGCCGCTGGAAGCGCTGGGTGTTCATCGAGCCGCTGTCGGAGGCCGCGACCATCGGGCTCGGCGGCATGATCCTGATGCTGACGCTCGCGATCCCCGCCTTCCGCGAGACCGCCGACGAGGATTGGCTGAAGAAGTCCGATCTCGCGGTGACCTTCCTCGACCGCTACGGCAACCCGATCGGCAGCCGCGGCATCAAGCATAACGACTCGATCCCGCTGGAAGATTTTCCGGACAATCTGATCAAGGCGACGCTGGCGACCGAAGACCGCCGCTTCTACGACCATTTCGGCATCGACTTTCCGGGCCTCGCGCGCGCGCTCGTCACCAACGCGCAAGCCGGCGGCGTCCGCCAGGGCGGTTCGTCGATCACCCAGCAGCTCGCCAAGAACCTGTTCCTGAACAACGAGCGCACCATCGAGCGCAAGGTGAAGGAAGCCTTCCTCGCGATCTGGCTGGAGACGCGCCTCACCAAGAACGAAATCCTGAAGCTCTATCTCGACCGCGCCTATATGGGCGGCGGCACTTTCGGCGTCGACGGCGCGGCGCATTTCTACTTCAACAAGTCAGTGCGCGACGTGAACCTCGCAGAAGCCGCGATGCTCGCCGGCCTGTTCAAGGCGCCGACCAAATACGCCCCGCACATCAACCTGCCCGCGGCGCGTGCCCGCGCCAACGTCGTGCTCGACAATTTGGTCGATGCCGGCTTCATGACCGAGGGCCAGGTGTTCGGCGCCCGTCGCAATCCAGCGGTCGCGGTCGACCGGCGCGACGAGAACTCGCCGAACTACTACCTCGACTACGCCTTCGACGAGATGCGCAAGCTGGTCGACACCTTCCCGAAATCCTACACCGAGCGCGTCTTCGTGGTCCGCACCGCGATCGACATGAACGTGCAGAAGGCGGCCGAGGAAGCGATCGAGAACCAGCTCCGGCAGTTCGGGCGTGATTATCACGCGACGCAGGCGGCGACCGTGGTGTCCGATCTCGACGGCGGCATCCGCGCGATGGTCGGCGGACGCGACTACGGCGCGAGCCAGTTCAACCGCGCCGTCGACGCCTATCGCCAGCCCGGCTCGTCGTTCAAGCCTTACGTCTACACCACGGCGCTATTGAACGGCTTCACGCCGAACTCGAAGATCGTCGACGGCCCGGTCTGCATCGGCAATTGGTGCCCGCAGAACTATGGCCATTCCTATTCCGGCTCGGTGACGCTGACGCAGGCGATCACCCGCTCGATCAATGTGGTGCCGGTCAAGCTTTCGATCGAGCTCGGCAAGAACATTGGCGGCCCGAAGGCCGGCCGCGCCAAGATCATCGAGGTCGCGCGCCGCTTCGGCCTCAAGGCGCCGCTGCCCGATACGCCGTCGCTGCCGATCGGCTCCGACGAAGTCACGGTGATCGAGCACGCGGTGGCGTATGCGACCTTCCCGAACCGCGGCAAGGCGGTGACGCCGCATTCGGTGCTCGAGGTGCGCACCGGCGCCGGCGACCTGGTGTGGCGCTGGGACCGCGACGGGCCGAAGCCGCGGCAGGCCATTCCGCCGAATATCGCAGCCGACATGGCCGGCATGATGAGCCACGTTGTCAGCGAAGGCACCGCGCGCCGCGCCGCGCTCGACGGCATTCCGACCGCGGGCAAGACCGGCACCACCAACGCCTATCGCGACGCCTGGTTCGTCGGCTACACCGGCAACTTCACCTGCGCGGTCTGGTACGGCAATGACGACTATTCGCCGACCAACCGCATGACCGGCGGCTCGCTGCCGGCGCAGACTTGGCACGACATCATGGTCGCCGCGCATCAGGGTGTTGAGGTGAAAGAACTCAACGGCGTCGGCATGGGCCAGAAACTGCCGCCACAACCGGCGCAGGCCAATGCCCAAGCCAACGCAGCGCCGCGCATATTGGAGACCAAGCCGGGTCCGCCGCCGGTGCTGACCAAGCGCGGCGCCGATATCCTGGTGCGGGTCGAGAAGCTGCTCGACGACGCCGCCAAGACCGCCAACAAGACCACGCTGAACGAGCCCTCGAAGGCCGGCAAGCCGGAATCCTCGAGCGCGCTGGCGTTCCCCGAAAATTACATTGCCGCGGCCGGGCCGGACGGCGCGACAACAACTCCTGCGCCACGCAAGAACTGA
- a CDS encoding DUF1254 domain-containing protein: MIRLLFTILAGVLLGGVVHLVSVLALPRIASQDAYSRLTPMTKLNEVTQLPLADPTHSPMPLMDPAFAMAICRYDLSSAPLKLTVPVSQAYTSVSFYTRNEVAYYAINDRSAGKKVIELYLMTEAQHNELPEDEEVTAADRLIIDSPTSTGLILLKALAPEPGLMPQAQASLAASSCKPQTEPVAAKQEAPPPLPAPAPPPAARKR; encoded by the coding sequence ATGATCCGGCTGCTGTTCACCATCCTCGCAGGCGTGCTGCTCGGCGGCGTGGTGCATCTCGTCAGCGTGCTGGCGCTGCCGCGGATTGCCTCGCAGGACGCCTATTCGCGGCTGACGCCGATGACCAAGCTCAACGAGGTGACGCAGCTGCCGCTGGCCGACCCAACCCACTCGCCGATGCCGCTGATGGATCCGGCGTTCGCGATGGCGATCTGCCGCTACGATCTCTCCAGCGCGCCGCTCAAGCTCACCGTGCCGGTCAGCCAGGCCTACACGTCGGTATCGTTCTACACCCGCAACGAGGTCGCCTATTACGCGATCAACGACCGCTCCGCCGGCAAGAAGGTGATCGAGCTCTATTTGATGACGGAAGCGCAGCACAACGAGCTGCCGGAGGACGAGGAAGTCACCGCCGCCGACCGGCTGATCATCGACTCCCCGACGTCGACCGGGTTGATCCTGCTGAAGGCGCTGGCGCCGGAGCCCGGCCTGATGCCGCAGGCGCAGGCCTCGCTCGCGGCCTCCTCCTGCAAGCCGCAGACCGAGCCGGTCGCGGCCAAGCAGGAGGCGCCGCCGCCGCTACCCGCGCCGGCCCCGCCGCCCGCGGCGCGCAAGCGCTAG